A stretch of the Amycolatopsis sp. BJA-103 genome encodes the following:
- a CDS encoding sigma-70 family RNA polymerase sigma factor, which yields MWDVNAVSAAVLGVLKTYRLSEADARDVCQDAWLDLLRAPGALRDEAKLRAWLTTTARRRALRMITRNRRETPRPLPGLETTPETEVVRAARDRALWAAVDRLPDVHRRLMWLLAHRPELSYVQLAGELGISPASVGRVRRRCLDRLKRALEVGGWS from the coding sequence ATGTGGGACGTGAACGCGGTGTCGGCGGCGGTGCTCGGGGTGCTGAAGACCTATCGCCTGAGCGAAGCCGACGCCAGGGACGTCTGTCAGGACGCTTGGCTGGACCTGCTCCGCGCGCCGGGCGCGCTGCGTGACGAAGCGAAGCTCCGGGCCTGGCTGACGACCACCGCGCGGCGCCGCGCGCTCCGGATGATCACCAGGAACAGGCGCGAAACGCCGCGTCCCCTCCCGGGACTGGAAACGACCCCGGAGACCGAGGTCGTCCGGGCCGCCCGCGACCGCGCGCTGTGGGCGGCGGTCGATCGCCTGCCGGACGTGCACCGGCGGCTGATGTGGCTGCTCGCCCACCGGCCGGAGCTGTCCTACGTCCAGCTCGCCGGGGAACTGGGGATCAGCCCGGCCAGCGTGGGCAGGGTGCGAAGACGGTGTCTGGACCGGCTCAAGCGTGCGCTGGAAGTCGGCGGCTGGAGCTGA
- a CDS encoding pyridoxal phosphate-dependent aminotransferase — protein MREPVLVPRLQPFTSTIFAEMTALAVRHEAVNLGQGFPDTDGPAGMLDAAKNALFGGANQYPPGPGRPELRAAIARHRRRYGVEYDPDTEILVTAGATEAIAASLIALTQAGDEVIVIEPYYDSYAAAVAMAGAERRVVGLVERDGRFALDLEGLRAAVTDRTRAILINSPHNPTGTVFTRAELEAVAALCVTHDLIAITDEVYEHLVFDDAEHTPLATLPGMRDRTVSISSAGKTFNCTGWKIGWVCASPELVAAVKAAKQFITFVSGGPLQPAVAHALDHELPWAEELRTSLQGKRDRLAAGLAEAGFAVRPTAGTYFICVDVRPLGFDDAAELAWELPERVGVAAVPVKVFTDHPEEWKHLLRFAFCKRNEVIDEAVTRLRKLR, from the coding sequence CGCCTCCAGCCCTTCACGTCGACCATCTTCGCGGAGATGACGGCACTGGCCGTCCGCCACGAAGCCGTCAACCTCGGCCAGGGTTTTCCCGACACCGACGGGCCCGCCGGAATGCTCGACGCCGCCAAGAACGCGCTGTTCGGGGGCGCGAACCAGTACCCGCCGGGGCCGGGACGCCCGGAGCTGCGCGCGGCGATCGCGCGGCACCGCCGCCGCTACGGCGTCGAGTACGACCCCGACACGGAGATCCTGGTCACCGCCGGGGCCACCGAGGCCATCGCGGCGTCGCTCATCGCGCTGACGCAGGCCGGCGACGAGGTCATCGTCATCGAGCCGTACTACGACTCGTACGCGGCCGCCGTCGCCATGGCGGGCGCGGAACGCCGCGTCGTCGGCCTGGTGGAGCGTGACGGCCGGTTCGCGCTGGACCTCGAGGGTCTGCGGGCCGCGGTGACCGATCGGACCAGGGCGATCCTGATCAACTCGCCGCACAACCCGACCGGCACGGTGTTCACGCGCGCCGAACTGGAAGCCGTCGCCGCGCTCTGCGTGACGCACGACCTGATCGCGATCACCGACGAGGTGTACGAGCACCTGGTCTTCGACGACGCCGAGCACACCCCGCTCGCGACCCTGCCCGGCATGCGGGACCGCACGGTCTCGATCTCCAGCGCGGGCAAGACGTTCAACTGCACCGGCTGGAAGATCGGCTGGGTCTGCGCGAGCCCCGAGCTGGTCGCGGCGGTGAAGGCGGCGAAGCAGTTCATCACCTTCGTCTCGGGCGGACCGTTGCAACCGGCCGTCGCGCACGCGCTGGACCACGAACTGCCGTGGGCCGAAGAGCTGCGCACGAGCCTGCAGGGCAAGCGGGACCGGCTCGCCGCGGGCCTCGCGGAGGCGGGCTTCGCGGTCCGGCCGACCGCCGGGACGTACTTCATCTGCGTCGACGTCCGCCCGCTCGGCTTCGACGACGCCGCGGAACTGGCTTGGGAACTCCCCGAACGGGTGGGCGTGGCGGCCGTGCCCGTAAAGGTGTTCACCGATCACCCGGAAGAGTGGAAACACCTCCTGCGTTTCGCGTTCTGCAAGCGCAACGAGGTCATCGACGAAGCGGTCACCCGATTACGCAAACTCCGGTGA